In Gigantopelta aegis isolate Gae_Host chromosome 6, Gae_host_genome, whole genome shotgun sequence, the following are encoded in one genomic region:
- the LOC121375645 gene encoding NADH dehydrogenase [ubiquinone] iron-sulfur protein 5-B-like — protein MALPVWYNPMTKPMVKWMSHQGGNCRDFEMDFYRCSSRTGPKKAAEICSAELEDLSECITKSKEFQRAVTMYRERKKQGKPFAKPPAGDVAGISK, from the exons ATGGCACTTCCAGTATGGTACAACCCAATGACAAAGCCAATGGTGAAATGGATGAGTCATCAAGGTGGCAACTGTAGAGATTTTGAGATGGATTTCTATCGGTGTTCAAGTCGAACCGGACCCAAGAAAGCTGCAGAGATATGTTCTGCTGAGTTAGAAGACTTATCAGAATGTATCACAAAGTCAAAAGAG tttcaacGTGCTGTAACAATGTACCGTGAGCGGAAAAAGCAAGGGAAACCATTTGCGAAGCCTCCAGCTGGGGATGTTGCTGGGATATCTAAATAA